The Callithrix jacchus isolate 240 chromosome 20, calJac240_pri, whole genome shotgun sequence genome has a window encoding:
- the DRC4 gene encoding dynein regulatory complex subunit 4 isoform X5, protein MNPISTEKQNKTNPWPGEKHAEEITKLRNDFERQVREIEAKYDKKMKMLRDELDLQRKTELHEVEERKNSQINTLMQRHEEAFTDIKNYYNDITLNNLALISSLKEQMEDMRKKEDRLEREMAEVSVQNKRLAEPLLKAREEMGEMQKQLVNYERDKQTLLCTKARLKVTEKELKDLQWEHEVLEQRFTKVQQERDELYQKFTAAIQEVQQKTGFKNLVLERKLQALSAAVEKKEVQFNEVLAASNLDPASLTLVSRKLEDVLELKNSTIKDLQYELARVCKAHNDLLRTYQAKLLAFGIPLDNLGFKPLETAVVGQTLGQGPAGLVGTPT, encoded by the exons atgaaccctatctctacagaaaaacagaacaaaacaaacccatGGCCGGGTGAG AAACACGCTGAGGAGATCACCAAGTTGCGGAATGATTTCGAGAGGCAAGTTCGAg AAATTGAGGCCAAGTATGACAAGAAGATGAAGATGCTGAGGGACGAGCTCGATCTTCAGAGAAAGACCGAGCTGCATGaagtggaggagaggaagaacaGCCAGATCAACACGCTGATGCAGCGCCATGAGGAGGCCTTCACCGACATCAAGAACTATTACAACGACATCACCCTCAACAACCTGGCCCTCATCAGCTCCCTCAAG GAGCAAATGGAGGACATGCGGAAGAAGGAGGACCGCCTGGAGAGGGAGATGGCCGAGGTGTCTGTGCAGAACAAGCGCCTGGCGGAGCCTCTCCTGAAGGCTCGTGAGGAGATGGGTGAGATGCAGAAGCAGCTCGTGAACTACGAGAGGGACAAGCAGACCCTGCTG TGCACAAAAGCACGTTTAAAAGTcacagagaaagagctgaaagatCTGCAGTGGGAGCACGAAGTGTTAGAGCAGCGGTTCACCAAG GTGCAGCAGGAGCGGGATGAGCTCTACCAGAAGTTCACTGCTGCTATCCAGGAGGTGCAGCAGAAGACCGGCTTTAAGAACCTGGTGCTAGAGCGCAAGCTGCAGGCGCTCAGCGCTGCTGTGGAGAAGAAGGAGGTGCAGTTCAACGAGGTGCTGGCGGCCTCCAACCTGGACCCTGCATCCCTGACGCTGGTGTCCCGCAAGCTCGAG GATGTCCTGGAATTGAAGAACAGCACCATCAAGGACCTGCAGTATGAGCTGGCCCGGGTCTGTAAG GCCCACAATGACCTGCTGCGCACGTACCAGGCGAAGCTGTTGGCCTTCGGGATCCCTCTGGACAACTTGGGCTTCAAGCCCTTGGAGACAGCTGTGGTCGGGCAGACGCTAGGCCAGGGCCCTGCGGGACTGGTGGGCACCCCCACGTAG
- the DRC4 gene encoding dynein regulatory complex subunit 4 isoform X6 → MKMLRDELDLQRKTELHEVEERKNSQINTLMQRHEEAFTDIKNYYNDITLNNLALISSLKEQMEDMRKKEDRLEREMAEVSVQNKRLAEPLLKAREEMGEMQKQLVNYERDKQTLLCTKARLKVTEKELKDLQWEHEVLEQRFTKVQQERDELYQKFTAAIQEVQQKTGFKNLVLERKLQALSAAVEKKEVQFNEVLAASNLDPASLTLVSRKLEDVLELKNSTIKDLQYELARVCKAHNDLLRTYQAKLLAFGIPLDNLGFKPLETAVVGQTLGQGPAGLVGTPT, encoded by the exons ATGAAGATGCTGAGGGACGAGCTCGATCTTCAGAGAAAGACCGAGCTGCATGaagtggaggagaggaagaacaGCCAGATCAACACGCTGATGCAGCGCCATGAGGAGGCCTTCACCGACATCAAGAACTATTACAACGACATCACCCTCAACAACCTGGCCCTCATCAGCTCCCTCAAG GAGCAAATGGAGGACATGCGGAAGAAGGAGGACCGCCTGGAGAGGGAGATGGCCGAGGTGTCTGTGCAGAACAAGCGCCTGGCGGAGCCTCTCCTGAAGGCTCGTGAGGAGATGGGTGAGATGCAGAAGCAGCTCGTGAACTACGAGAGGGACAAGCAGACCCTGCTG TGCACAAAAGCACGTTTAAAAGTcacagagaaagagctgaaagatCTGCAGTGGGAGCACGAAGTGTTAGAGCAGCGGTTCACCAAG GTGCAGCAGGAGCGGGATGAGCTCTACCAGAAGTTCACTGCTGCTATCCAGGAGGTGCAGCAGAAGACCGGCTTTAAGAACCTGGTGCTAGAGCGCAAGCTGCAGGCGCTCAGCGCTGCTGTGGAGAAGAAGGAGGTGCAGTTCAACGAGGTGCTGGCGGCCTCCAACCTGGACCCTGCATCCCTGACGCTGGTGTCCCGCAAGCTCGAG GATGTCCTGGAATTGAAGAACAGCACCATCAAGGACCTGCAGTATGAGCTGGCCCGGGTCTGTAAG GCCCACAATGACCTGCTGCGCACGTACCAGGCGAAGCTGTTGGCCTTCGGGATCCCTCTGGACAACTTGGGCTTCAAGCCCTTGGAGACAGCTGTGGTCGGGCAGACGCTAGGCCAGGGCCCTGCGGGACTGGTGGGCACCCCCACGTAG